In one window of Streptomyces sp. NBC_01224 DNA:
- a CDS encoding phosphatase PAP2 family protein, whose translation MYAGSEPADQEPDSSARPPLVRELLLVVGLFVIYKLGRQAANGHVEEAYRNAGNVWDFERSVHLPGEGTVQSLLLHNETLIHLANTYYATVHFPATLLFLVWLYWRRPRHYVWSRRILAALTGAALALHLLFPLAPPRLLAAAGLVDTGQVYGPTVYGATPATDSMANQFAAMPSLHFGWAVMVAVGLIVATRTRWRWLWLLHPLITLLVIVGTANHYWLDSIVVSALLAVAFAALPLRRTVPVRAHIPWPSTGYEPALTAVPRPAEPAVSTVCAEPQTHSARSYASSGTRR comes from the coding sequence ATGTACGCCGGTAGCGAGCCCGCAGATCAGGAGCCGGACAGTTCTGCCCGACCGCCCCTCGTCCGCGAGCTTCTTCTCGTCGTGGGGCTCTTCGTGATCTACAAACTCGGCCGGCAGGCCGCGAACGGTCACGTCGAGGAGGCGTATCGCAACGCCGGAAACGTCTGGGACTTCGAACGGTCCGTGCACCTGCCCGGCGAGGGCACTGTGCAGAGTCTGCTGCTGCACAACGAGACGCTGATCCACCTCGCGAACACCTACTACGCGACCGTGCACTTCCCGGCCACGCTGCTCTTCCTCGTGTGGCTCTACTGGCGCCGCCCGCGCCACTACGTCTGGTCGCGCCGCATCCTCGCCGCGCTCACCGGCGCCGCACTCGCACTTCATCTGCTGTTCCCGCTCGCCCCGCCGCGGCTGCTGGCCGCCGCCGGACTCGTCGACACCGGCCAGGTGTACGGACCGACGGTGTACGGAGCGACGCCGGCGACCGACTCGATGGCGAACCAGTTCGCCGCAATGCCCTCCCTGCACTTCGGCTGGGCGGTGATGGTCGCCGTCGGGCTGATCGTCGCCACCCGCACCCGGTGGCGCTGGCTGTGGCTGCTGCATCCGCTCATCACGCTGCTGGTGATAGTCGGCACGGCCAATCACTACTGGCTCGACTCGATCGTGGTCTCCGCGCTCCTCGCGGTGGCGTTCGCGGCGTTGCCGCTGAGGCGCACGGTGCCGGTACGGGCACACATCCCGTGGCCCTCCACGGGATACGAGCCCGCGCTGACGGCCGTGCCCCGGCCCGCCGAACCCGCCGTGTCGACCGTCTGCGCCGAGCCGCAGACCCACTCCGCCCGCTCGTACGCCTCGTCCGGGACCCGGCGGTGA
- a CDS encoding TetR/AcrR family transcriptional regulator, with translation MSPQEAAQEPAHTPRRSKITPERAQEFYAAVLDMLRESGYEALTMEGVASRTRCGKSTLYRQWGSKPELVVAALHGTRRVLLPHIDTGTLAGDLREAARAIGAGSGRDTPLMHALSHAALQSPELLCALREALILPEIAAIEAMVRRGAERGEIPADTPAAEFVSAQLLGVMRARPLLEGKFADEAYLTRFVENAVLPALGLEASAL, from the coding sequence ATGTCGCCGCAGGAAGCCGCGCAGGAACCGGCACACACGCCACGCCGCTCGAAGATCACGCCGGAGCGGGCGCAGGAGTTCTACGCGGCCGTGCTCGACATGCTGAGAGAGTCCGGCTACGAGGCCCTCACCATGGAAGGGGTCGCCTCGCGGACGCGCTGCGGCAAGTCCACGCTCTACCGGCAGTGGGGCTCCAAGCCCGAACTGGTCGTGGCGGCGCTGCACGGCACCCGGCGGGTGCTGCTTCCGCACATCGACACCGGCACCCTGGCAGGGGATCTGCGCGAGGCCGCCCGGGCCATCGGTGCGGGCTCGGGCCGCGACACCCCGCTGATGCACGCGCTCAGCCATGCCGCGCTACAGAGCCCCGAGTTGCTGTGTGCGCTGCGTGAGGCACTGATCCTGCCGGAGATCGCGGCGATCGAAGCGATGGTCCGACGCGGCGCGGAGCGCGGCGAGATTCCGGCGGACACTCCCGCGGCGGAGTTCGTCTCCGCGCAGCTGCTGGGCGTGATGCGTGCCCGGCCGCTGCTGGAGGGGAAGTTCGCGGATGAGGCGTATCTCACCCGCTTCGTGGAGAACGCCGTCCTTCCCGCACTTGGACTGGAGGCGTCCGCCCTCTAG
- a CDS encoding SDR family oxidoreductase, protein MDIGNPIDFTGRAVLVTGGTKGIGAAIARAFLFAGADVLVCGRSEPPELPGSGTRHAHFRATDVRDPAAAAALVDTAVERFGRLDVLVNNAGGSPDADAATVSPRFVEKVVALNLLAPFYVAQAANRLMQGQSEGGSVINIGSVSAHTPQPGTAAYTAAKAGLLGLTRALALEWAPKVRVNHITTGLIRTESAAPVYGEDGGAAVSGVIAMRRMAAPDDVARACLYLAGDLAEYVSGADLAVHGGGEVPARFLASKSGQGG, encoded by the coding sequence ATGGACATCGGCAACCCCATCGACTTCACAGGACGGGCAGTGCTCGTCACCGGCGGCACGAAGGGCATCGGCGCCGCGATCGCCAGGGCCTTTCTCTTTGCCGGTGCGGATGTACTGGTCTGTGGCCGCAGCGAACCTCCCGAACTGCCGGGAAGCGGCACCCGGCATGCGCACTTCCGCGCAACCGATGTCCGCGACCCTGCGGCCGCCGCCGCACTGGTCGACACGGCGGTGGAACGGTTCGGACGGCTGGATGTGCTCGTCAACAACGCGGGCGGCTCCCCGGACGCCGACGCGGCCACGGTTTCGCCGCGATTCGTCGAGAAGGTCGTCGCACTCAATCTGCTGGCCCCTTTCTATGTGGCGCAGGCCGCCAACCGGCTCATGCAGGGCCAGAGCGAGGGCGGCTCGGTCATCAACATCGGCAGCGTCTCCGCGCACACCCCGCAGCCGGGCACGGCCGCCTATACGGCGGCGAAGGCCGGGCTGCTGGGGCTGACCCGGGCGCTGGCTCTCGAGTGGGCGCCGAAGGTGCGCGTCAACCACATCACGACCGGACTGATCCGCACCGAGAGCGCGGCACCGGTGTACGGGGAGGACGGCGGCGCCGCCGTCTCCGGGGTGATTGCGATGCGACGGATGGCCGCACCGGACGATGTGGCGCGCGCCTGCCTGTATCTGGCGGGCGATCTGGCCGAGTACGTCAGTGGGGCCGATCTGGCGGTGCACGGCGGGGGTGAGGTGCCGGCCAGGTTCCTCGCCTCGAAGAGCGGACAGGGCGGCTGA
- a CDS encoding SPFH domain-containing protein yields MADITRRFGWRHLRCAPTAHIRHHKRGRIAHDGPGLSFWYRSLTAALSEVPVNDRELAMAFHARTSDFQDVTVQATVTYRISDPAEAAARLDFSVDPDTGVWRGAPLEQIATLLTETAQQHTLDVLARTALAEALVDGVASVRDRVAAGLAAEPRLPATGIDVVAVRVVAIRPEAEVERALRTPAREQIQQEADRATYERRAVAVERERAIAENELASQIELARREEQLVEQRGTNARREAEENAAADGVRAEAEAARKVRLARAEAEAAREVGAARAESQAAWLRVHGEVDAATLHALAATRLAENLPRIDSLTLSPDVLTGLLSKLGRSDPEPRA; encoded by the coding sequence ATGGCTGACATCACCAGGCGCTTCGGCTGGCGCCATCTGCGCTGCGCACCCACTGCCCACATCCGCCACCACAAGCGCGGCCGGATCGCCCACGACGGGCCGGGGCTGAGTTTCTGGTACCGGTCACTGACCGCCGCGCTCTCGGAAGTTCCGGTCAATGACCGGGAGTTGGCCATGGCCTTCCACGCCCGCACGTCCGACTTCCAGGACGTCACCGTGCAGGCCACCGTGACGTACCGGATCAGCGACCCGGCCGAGGCCGCCGCCCGCCTGGACTTCTCCGTCGATCCCGACACCGGGGTCTGGCGCGGAGCGCCGCTGGAACAGATCGCCACACTCCTCACGGAGACCGCCCAGCAGCACACCCTGGACGTGCTGGCCAGAACGGCGCTGGCCGAGGCCCTGGTCGACGGAGTCGCGTCGGTACGCGACCGCGTCGCAGCAGGGCTTGCCGCCGAGCCCCGGCTGCCCGCCACCGGTATCGACGTGGTCGCGGTGCGGGTGGTCGCCATCCGTCCCGAGGCCGAGGTGGAGCGCGCGCTGCGCACCCCCGCCCGCGAGCAGATCCAGCAGGAGGCCGACCGGGCCACCTACGAGCGCCGTGCCGTAGCTGTGGAACGGGAACGGGCCATCGCCGAGAACGAACTCGCCAGCCAGATCGAACTGGCCCGCCGCGAGGAGCAGTTGGTCGAGCAGCGCGGCACCAACGCCCGCCGCGAGGCCGAGGAGAACGCCGCGGCCGACGGGGTACGCGCCGAGGCCGAAGCGGCACGCAAGGTGCGGCTGGCCCGGGCCGAGGCCGAAGCCGCCCGCGAGGTCGGGGCCGCACGCGCGGAGTCCCAGGCGGCCTGGCTGCGGGTGCACGGCGAGGTGGACGCCGCGACCCTGCACGCCCTGGCAGCGACCAGGCTCGCCGAGAACCTGCCGCGCATCGACAGCCTCACCCTCTCCCCCGACGTCCTCACCGGCCTGCTCAGCAAGCTCGGCAGGAGCGACCCGGAGCCCCGGGCATGA
- a CDS encoding S8 family serine peptidase, with protein sequence MRRSLIAALALLPLAATMAPAAATDAGTGDRTVTRIVTVSGDTAADRAAVLDEAERAGIDLTVTRRFDKVLSGFTVRVFESDAARLAALPDVAEVAAPVTYEAPPSPTPVSAETVRRAVADATSGDRPGTRESSPSGREIVTVTGLTGVAEAHRAGHTGKGVTVGIIDSGIAYDHPALGGGGFPNAKVTGGWDFADEDADPYDSSTGPATGHGTHVAGIVAGDGPQTVGVAPDATLRAYRVFGEKNQPTDEIVIAALEKAVEDGVDIVNLSLGNPNGARSSNALARAVDRVSDSGVTATVAIGNGYAGPFRAASPAVADEAIAVGSTHSERYGYLAFRFADGTDTPIPYLNITRAPSTPADGSLPVVKGTATCDALPEGSLTGKAVLFTGTLGLPCKPMDAIRRFEAAGAAATVYYTTSGDQLPGAIFCCEQSDIPGVVISETAAKRILAAPSGTALTWGAYAGISYGPDQAGLMDASSSWGPGNEQEFKPDLAAPGGSILSTLPRHLGWYGVESGTSMAAPHVAGIVALMLAEHPGLKPGEVRGILQNTADPVAFTGDHTRGAQPVAQQGAGRVNALGALAAADRTAATATPSELPLGDTEGRESVRRITVHNPAGHPVTYTAGHTAAISAQPPYTSEWVAADAGARADFSAHGRITVPAHGSRSFTVRLREPHGVPQDTLYGGWIELTPAGADTPEVRVPYQGVAGDLDAVSAVNPTFTRINTTLDNPALRPGYFSFGKSLPVTVDLSNESTADDSAWLMLSHDFPLLERMRVQAVDAHGKVVATPYDVSWLTRNSGAGTGVDFYGWDAKLADGSPAPAGTYTLRFVFDKAGGDKDHAAPREIWNSPAVTVVR encoded by the coding sequence ATGCGAAGATCTCTCATTGCCGCACTGGCGCTCCTGCCCCTCGCCGCCACCATGGCGCCCGCAGCCGCCACCGATGCGGGTACCGGGGACCGCACCGTCACCCGGATCGTCACGGTTTCCGGCGACACCGCCGCCGACCGCGCAGCCGTGCTCGACGAAGCGGAACGCGCCGGGATCGATCTCACCGTCACCCGACGGTTCGACAAGGTTCTGAGCGGATTCACGGTGCGCGTCTTCGAATCCGACGCGGCACGTCTGGCCGCGCTTCCCGATGTGGCCGAGGTCGCGGCGCCGGTCACCTACGAGGCACCCCCGTCGCCGACGCCCGTCTCGGCGGAAACGGTACGCCGGGCCGTCGCGGACGCGACTTCGGGCGATCGGCCCGGGACCAGGGAGAGTTCGCCGTCCGGACGCGAGATCGTCACCGTGACCGGGCTGACCGGAGTCGCCGAGGCGCACCGCGCCGGGCACACCGGCAAGGGGGTCACGGTCGGCATCATCGACAGTGGCATCGCCTACGACCATCCGGCGCTCGGCGGCGGGGGATTCCCCAACGCCAAGGTGACCGGCGGCTGGGACTTCGCCGACGAGGACGCCGACCCGTACGACTCCTCGACCGGACCGGCCACCGGCCACGGCACCCATGTGGCGGGCATCGTCGCGGGCGACGGACCACAGACCGTCGGCGTCGCACCCGATGCGACACTGCGTGCCTACCGAGTCTTCGGCGAGAAGAACCAGCCCACCGACGAGATCGTCATCGCTGCTCTGGAGAAGGCCGTCGAGGACGGTGTGGACATCGTCAACCTCAGCCTCGGCAACCCGAACGGCGCCCGCTCCAGCAACGCACTGGCCCGGGCCGTCGACCGGGTGTCAGATTCCGGAGTGACCGCCACCGTCGCGATCGGCAACGGCTACGCGGGGCCGTTCCGCGCCGCGAGCCCGGCCGTCGCCGACGAAGCCATCGCCGTGGGCAGCACCCACAGCGAACGCTACGGCTACCTCGCCTTCCGCTTCGCCGACGGTACGGACACCCCGATCCCGTACCTGAACATCACACGCGCCCCGTCCACACCGGCGGACGGAAGCCTGCCGGTGGTGAAGGGGACCGCCACCTGCGACGCGCTGCCCGAAGGCAGCCTGACCGGCAAGGCCGTCCTGTTCACCGGCACGCTCGGCCTGCCGTGCAAGCCGATGGATGCCATCCGCAGGTTCGAGGCGGCCGGCGCCGCGGCCACCGTGTACTACACCACGAGCGGCGACCAGCTCCCCGGTGCCATCTTCTGCTGCGAGCAGTCCGACATCCCCGGTGTCGTCATCAGCGAGACCGCCGCCAAGAGGATTCTGGCCGCCCCGTCCGGCACCGCACTGACCTGGGGCGCCTACGCGGGTATCTCCTACGGCCCGGACCAGGCCGGGCTGATGGACGCCTCGTCGTCCTGGGGACCGGGCAACGAGCAGGAGTTCAAGCCCGATCTTGCCGCGCCCGGCGGCTCGATCCTCTCCACCCTCCCGCGCCATCTCGGCTGGTACGGAGTCGAGTCCGGCACCTCGATGGCCGCCCCGCACGTGGCCGGCATCGTCGCGCTGATGCTCGCCGAACACCCCGGCCTCAAGCCCGGCGAGGTGCGCGGCATCCTTCAGAACACCGCCGACCCGGTGGCCTTCACCGGCGATCACACCCGAGGCGCACAGCCGGTCGCCCAGCAGGGAGCCGGCCGGGTGAACGCGCTCGGCGCACTCGCCGCGGCCGACCGCACCGCCGCCACCGCCACCCCGTCCGAACTGCCGCTCGGTGACACCGAGGGCCGCGAGAGCGTCCGCCGGATCACCGTGCACAATCCGGCCGGTCACCCCGTCACGTACACCGCCGGCCACACCGCGGCGATCTCCGCGCAGCCCCCGTACACGTCCGAATGGGTCGCCGCGGATGCCGGCGCCCGCGCCGACTTCAGCGCTCACGGCCGGATCACCGTGCCCGCCCACGGCAGCAGGAGCTTCACTGTCCGGCTGCGTGAACCGCACGGCGTGCCGCAGGACACCCTGTACGGCGGCTGGATCGAGCTGACCCCCGCGGGCGCGGACACCCCGGAGGTACGGGTGCCGTACCAGGGCGTGGCGGGAGACCTGGACGCTGTATCCGCGGTCAATCCGACGTTCACCCGCATCAACACGACGCTCGACAACCCGGCGCTGCGCCCCGGCTACTTCAGTTTCGGCAAGTCGCTGCCCGTGACGGTCGATCTCAGCAACGAGTCGACCGCCGACGACAGCGCCTGGCTGATGTTGTCGCACGATTTCCCGCTGTTGGAACGGATGCGGGTCCAGGCGGTCGACGCCCATGGCAAGGTCGTCGCTACGCCGTACGACGTCTCATGGCTGACCCGTAACTCCGGCGCCGGCACGGGAGTGGATTTCTACGGCTGGGACGCGAAGCTGGCCGACGGCTCGCCCGCCCCGGCGGGGACGTACACCCTGCGCTTCGTCTTCGACAAGGCGGGCGGGGACAAGGACCATGCGGCGCCGAGGGAGATCTGGAACTCTCCTGCGGTGACGGTCGTGCGCTGA